The DNA window GACGAGTGATAGAAGGAAGAAAGATTGATGCTCTGTCAGTGTGTGGTGCTGATCCAGTTTGTTTAGGTGACATTTAGCCATCTGTGCAGAAAAAAGGTCTTCTCAAAGTTTTTGCAATTCTACTTAAGACATCACACTGAAGAAACACTACTGCTATAGTTATGTTTATATGCATGGAAAATTTACTATTAGCCACTCAACAACTGGTGTCTTAATCGGGTTAAGCTGTTTACACAGCAAACCTAATCAAGTTATGCTGTATACGTATTGACCCAAACCATTCTACATCCTAATTCTTTGTGCATGGACATGTAGTTAATGTCGTCTACACTAAGGTTTGATTACTCATATATCAGAATGAATTCTATCGAAAAGGAGTCGCCCATACAATTTCCATTAAACTCAATTTCCATATCTATGAGACCTCATTCCTGTTGCACTGAACTGTGATGGTGCCTGCGACTTTCACTCAACTCATAATCAAGTCACTGCCATTAGTGACAAGCGTAATCCACTTAGGCATTGGCTCACTGATTCTCCAGCCAATTATTGGCAGTTTTAACAACACATACTGCAACCTCCAGCTGCAGTCGACTGTAACCGACTGTATCCTGAGCAAGAGGGCCACCATCCAGGGAATTCAGCTCCCCAGgcataacatttaatttaaaaatgtcagagaTGAGTGATGAAGGATGAATGGTAAATTATGTAGGGGGAAATGGAAGTGTGAGTAACACCAGCATTTAGCTTTGCAAGACTTGAGAGAAATGTCAGGAATGGgtgaaatttaaaaagcagttgCTCAAAGCACCTTAAAGCCTAGACTCTCAGCGTGTTTTGTAACTGACGAGGAGTTGGGGATCAATTTAGGTTTAAACAgtgaacagaaaataataaacagaggTAGAGGGTAGGTGATAAATTGGTCCAgcagatacagtggtgtgagaaagtgcccccttcctgatttcttattttttttgcatgtttgtcacacttaagtgtttcacatcatcaaacaaatttaaatattagtcaaagattttgtctcgtcagtccacagagtattttaaaataaatactctgtggacaaaaactgaacttttcagaaggtgtgtgtcccattacatctggcgtaaaagtaacaccgcatttcagaaaaagaacatcataccaacagtaaaatatggtggtggtagtgtgaatgtctggggctgttttgctgcttcaggacctggaagacttgctgtgataaacggaaccatgaattctgctgtctaccaaaaactcctgaaggagaatgtccggccatctgttcgtgacctcaagctgaagcgaacttgggttctgcagcaggacaatgatccaaaacacaccagcaagtccacctctgaatggctgaagaagaacaaaatgaagactttggagtggcctagtcaaagtcctgacctgaatcctactgagatgctgtggcatgaccttaaaaaggcagttcatgcttgaaaaccctccaatgtggctgaattacaacaattctgcaaagatgagtgggtcaaaattcctccacagcgctgtaaaagactcattgcaagttatcgcaaacgcttgattgcagttgttgatgctaagggtggcccaaccagttattaggtttgggggggcaatcactttttcacacaggggcatgtaggtttggattttgttttcccttaataccaaccttcatttaaaaactgcattttgtgtttacttgtgttatctttgactaatataaaaatttgtttgatgatctgaaacatttaagtgtgacaaacatgcaaaaaaataagaaatcaggaagggggcaaacactttttccagATATATCGATATCAGCATTTGTGTTGCCTGATAAATGACAAGAAATTGCAGTTCAGAAATCCCAAAGATGTGTTCCAAAGATCATTTAgaagttttatttagtttatttttcatcggtaaaatgtcctgctcaatACATATCTTGATAACAAttctttaaaattacatttggggatctttatcaaaaatgtttatgtatgatatgtgatcaTGTTAAAAATATGAATCTGGCTGATACTTTGTTGAATTTCTCAAATATCAATTCCGTATTGCTCTAAAAAGTCAGGCTGTAACAATTTCATtggttcattcattcattcattcattggtTAAAATTACCTCTGTACTCCAGTCAAAAGTTTCCTGTACATCACTCAGCTCATACAGTTTATCATGTCATTTAAATGCACTCTTACTGCTTTGACTGAGAAGATAAGCcatgctccttttttttttgcctctaaTTACTCCTTCTCCATCAGTCAGCCGGTGGGGTTGTCAAAATGGTAGAAACAACAAAACTTCCCCGTTCTGCCTTCACTCTACACGGCTgcagggaagaggaggaggacggaaAAAACACAGAGTGCTGATTCAGTTGAAAATAATGAGAGTGGAAGGCCTCTCCAGTGGGGTGCTGCTGAACATGAAGAACCACATGCAGCACATCCACCTACACCTCTCTAATGCATCACAGCAAGGTACACGGAGCCTTGCGCCAGTCAAAAAAACATCCCCTGTATGTGCAACAAAGACGAGCGTAGCTTATGCAACTGACAACACTGAGATGATAAACACCTTTGATGGCAATCTCGTTCGCAAAATAATAGACAATTATGTCTGAGCAGGGACCCTTGGCGCAAAGTGTTCTATTAAGAACTAAAATCTGTTCACCAACAAAGTAGTCTTTCATCGCTCGCGGTGAGCCGAGACAGGTGGTGATTGAGAGGGTGCGTTGGAAAGATGAAAGGAGAAGATTaagaagaggaaaacaaagattGAAGGGGGGGATGGGGGTTGGAGGGTGGAGGATGCGGTAAGTGTCCTCGCTTACTCTCTCTGCTGGATGCCTGTGTCAGAGCAGGCGGTGTAGAGGAGTTTCAGTGCTCTGGCAGCTCTGGTTGATGGACTGTGAAGAGCGGGGGAGCTGATAGACCTCTCACCCCCGACACACCTCTCTGGGACTGACGCTACGATGGAGTCACTGTTCAGCAGCcagagctgcaggaggagcaGACAGGTCACTTAACACTTGAGATACACATTCCGAATGTCACGCGAAGGAATCACACTCCACCACAGGAACTTTGTGCATCCACTCATGCATGCCGGGGTTAGAGTGATACTTTGTGACGATAATGTACTTTTAATGACCCTCATATTTTGCTTGGGGTCGCTCAATAAAGATACTCCTTCTATATCACTTTTATACTTCATGACTACAGAAAATATAGCATTACTttccagctgtaaaacatgttttttcataTGCTGTACATTTGTGATTGGTTTTGACTATGCTTTCCATACAGCATTACACCTCCCAAATTATTGGAGTTTTATAGCAGTTTGTTCAAAAGAGGTCTATAACATATTGTACATCTCTGTCTGTGAAGGATTACCAATTTAGAAAGGTGGTGATTTTacaattattactattatttgtTTCTCATACAACAATGAGGTAAATAGCATCCACCTCTGATATGATGCAGGTTATTTGAGTTTGTATACATTAAAGGATTTCATACATTTTGGCCCAATTTCACAGACAAGTATAATGACGGTGTTATTGCTGCTATcgtttttcagtttgtttcagtGAGGAGTTTTAATGTCCTACAGTTTAAAGTCTGCCAAGAACACAATTTGTGGAAAACTGGAATACATGGGACATTTCATATTATGCAAATGGTGAGACAGGATAAACATATCACCTGCCAGCTTCAGttaaaataatatcaatattggAATATAAACACATATCAGTCAAACACTAAAGCACTTTTAAACTCAAACTTAATGTAAATGATGTGcaaaaatactactactacacaaTACTACATTATGAAATGGACAATTCTGGTCCTCAGCATACTGCCCAAAACAATAGATTTATTGAACAATTCCAATGTCTTATTATTGCAGTGGTGTGTTCCTGTTGTTTTACAAAGAGCCACTTGTAATAATCCACTTGTAGCTGATTTTAAAGAAGCTACTCAAGCTGCTCAGCAACTCTAAAATCAATCAGCTTTTCATATTGCTTGAAGAACCTGGCATATCACGAGTATTctatttttacaaaaatgtctTGGGTTGCTCTGATTATGCCGGCTTGTTCTTACCAATAAGAAAGCTTTTTCATCAGGAGTCTGGACAGAGAAGTGGAAGGTGCTCAGTGAGTTGGACAGCCCCAACAGCCTGGCTGCTATAGCCCTCTCCAGGAAGAGAGATCTGTCGAAAAGAGACAATGTCCATTCATTTACATATATAGTCTTTTTAGAGCATATTGACTTGCAGTCATTTAACCTTCACTCACAGTAAAATAGAATGCAGCTATCAATGGCTTTTGGCAAGATGACACTGTGTTCATGTTTTACTTGCTCACCAAATGTCTCCAAGATAAAGTTATggaaaaatatgttaatttttATGGTCATGCGTATGCTGCtatttttcattcatacatacaATTGTAACATtgcaatatttttgaaaaatcctGAACACAATGCTGATATAAGTCATCCCCAAAGTTTCCGCAAAATCCAATCAGTGCTGTAATCAGTGGTGTTTTAGATATTGGGTGACAGTGACATACAAATGAACTAGAACTGACTTATAGTCCCTGTACTGATTTTACTGTGAGGGACAACAGCCACAATGGTTAACCTAGAGGGACTGTGTGTACTTTAACAGCTACAGTTTCCTAACTGTCTCCACAAGAAGTTTAGATAAAAACCTGCCTGTTAAGTGAAGCTTCTGGCTTTCTGTCTCCCACAGCGGGCTCCACCACCACCTGTGTGATGTACAGTTTCAGGTTTTCTGTAAGATACAACAGATAAAGGCTCATATACACAAtagaaaataatgattatttatgAAAATCTTTTAAGAGTGATTTATACCTGGTGCGACAGCCTCTCCCAGCTCTGATGAACAGCTCTTGCAGGAGACGAGTGTCAGGCGGCGGCAGGGTTTCTGTACGTAACACAGGTAAAAACCAGAATATCATTCATGTACACCCATCTTTAACTTGGCTGTTTTAAAACCACAATCAATAGCCACTATAACCAGGAtggaagacagaggaggagagacagagagagataaatacGGTAGACAgtcatttgttttcttactctttttttatctgcctctctttctatttctctcaGTCATGCAAAGAGTACCACTCGTACAGAGAATGACTAATAGAAGAGTAGGGAGATCAGTCCTTGTCTACAGAGTGCGAGAGTTTGACTTCACTGATGCAGCTGTCTgaggagtgtgtctgtgtgggtgagtATACTGTATGATACGGCTATGAATACaatttttgccttttgtttaaaaaaaatctggtattGATTGATTCTTACAATCTGATGGCCAACCACAGTAAACATTCTTTCATCCAGGCTTCTTTGTCTAAAACAAATCCTAGGTTTTCCAGGAATTCCAGAACTCTGAAATGCTGGTTTAAAGGCTTTGTCTTCCTTCTAAGAATAAAGAAGCAAACTGGTTGTTTTCCTTTGCACGTCCCTCACCTTTGGATCTTGACTGTCATCTGAGCCAACAGGGCTCACTTCCTCTGTGAGAGTCTGTGCGCAGTTACCATCTCTGgcaaggaggaggaaggtgtcGCCCAGTAAACAATCCCCTGCTCGGGGCAGCAGCTTCTTAGCGAACGGATCTGGGTGGCAACACCAGTCGTCCACGATAGCGTTCCAGTTGCCATTAGGGAGAGGAAGAACTCGTTTAAACACTCTGAGGAAGAGgggaaaaccaaaaacaaaaaacaaaacccaattACGACTTTTCTTTCTATCATTGTCCAGAGATCTTTGGAAATTGTATTAGCTGTTGTTATCTCTCAATAAACAGAGTTTCCTTAGGGCCAGAgactaatgtgttagcaaacagttacatttttacacatccagaaaTTATGAAGCAATATTAGTattcatttgaagtcatgtttctggctacctgatcaatttaagtccaatatttactcttctTTAAGTTCTGCTTTGGTTTCCTCtaacttctgagggaaatatctggctatttagctgctaaatgcttcactattttcaccagctcgtcactaactttgtctgtctgcattttggtgctgggcagctcgcaatacagtgggtttttttttttttttttttttttttaagagatatttaactgaaaacagctgcatccTGTGGCTAaaacgaggttgatgagagccATGAGACTGATGAGCGgaaagatgttaaaatgctcAGTAGGACTGAGCGGAACTGCAGACTTAggtaatttaatttttttcacccTAGAGCATTGGATTTATTGATTGCCGTTGGGAtgatttcaacaaatataacaaaaatgcttctgaaatacattacataccctagctttaatataaaaatactggtTACTCATTTTTATTCAATCCAGTAAATCACTTAGTATGCACCGTTTTAGGCTATACAAAGAAAACGTTCAGAGGATACTTTGTGATGGTTGCAGTCAATGGTAGCATTAGTACCTCTGAGCAGCCATAAAATGGAACATATTACTACAAAGCATAATGAGGCATAATGTTGCTGAAATTAGAACTTTTACCCCGCTCCAAGCACTTCTCCTGACATTTTTACTTTCCCCAGCCCTTGttgaatgcaaaaaatatgtttttgccaACTTTTACGTGGGTTATTGCTGAGAAACATAGCCAGAGGCCAAGGGTTTGGGTAATGCAGTTTTTGCAATTTTCAGCATGTCACATTGCTGACCAGAGAAAGCTACAAGCTTAAGGCAATAAGAACAACACCACTCCAGCTGAATCACCTCAAGGTAGGAAACACAATTGTTTTTTAATGGGTAGCGCAGACCTTTACATCACACTGACTCTAACTCTAACCCAGTCAGGTTGACAACTGTGGACTCCGCTCCAGCTCCATCCATCAGTTTCTCTTTCCCAGACTATCACTTCTACCGCTGGGCCACACCATCAATAAACACCCGCTCCTCTTCCTACGGAGGTGGGTGTAAACAAAAACCCATTTCCACTCATGCTCTTCCTCGTCAGTCTGCTCCTCACCTGTCCTCGAGCAGCCTGGTCATGCAGCCCTGGCAGAGGAAGCAATAAGTCTCGTTTGCCCGAAGTCTCTCCATCACGCTGTCAGAAGCCTCTGTGGAGCACCAAagtcaaacaaataaatgagcCAGATTTGGTGAAAGGGTGGGTAACCTTGTACTACAGAGCACAAAATCGATAAAATACTGGGTGGCGAAGGTGGCTTGGCTAGGGAGTGGGCAATCAATCCGATTTTGATTGGATTTGCCACCGACTGTCCTTGGATGTAACTTATTCTCAGGAAATGCCAAAAGATGGAGTTTGGGGATATTATGCAATGACTCTGGGGTACACTTTTGATGATATGAGATCAAACCAAAACTTAAAGGGAGTATTCTCATGATTCTGATGATCAGTTGCTTGTGGGCCGTGGAGGATCCAGAGAGTAAAATTTACACCTTCACTGTCTCAGATGACCAAGTGGCTCAATCCAATTAATTCAGAATAGACAGCAAGCTCTAAATAGCTACCAAAGACTTTATTCTTGCCTTGGCACAGAGGAGTCTAGCAGAGCAGAGGGAGGCTGCACGTGTCTAGATGTGTTTCCATAGTTGTCCTGGACATTACCTTCATCTGTCCTTTGTGCGACAGTGATGCGCAGTCTGAAATGCAGCTCCTCTCCACAGGATTCTCCTGCATGTGTCGGAATGCAGGATCCTTGCTCGAAGGTCACTCCTTCTGGCAAAGTCAGGCTCAGCTGGCCTCTGGGAGTCCGGATGTGGAGAGAGGAATCTCCACCTGTCACGACCACGTCTGCAGGACTTCTGGCTACATCTTTTCTGGAGAGCAGATGCGAGCAGACGCTTTACGCACACAGGTTTAAGGGAACTCGTacaagaaatagaaatagaagaaatatgcttatttgttgagaagatcaatacttctcatgtctgtacgccaCATATGAAactagagccaggagacgattagcttagcttagcataaagactggaaacagggggaaacaccTAGCCTGGCTCCTGTAGTCTTGTTGttaccatgaggttgccaggcaaccaacagagactccaggaagtcactgctcccagccaagaagaAGTCCTGCACATtacccctgtaaaaccacaacttgtcctTTTTACGCTTTGgtttttgcacagattaaacaaaccagatataacttgttaattgATTAGtactggtaggtggattttgttaccttctaAAACAGAGCCAGAcgagctgtttccccccgtttcccgtctttatgttaagctaagctaaccatctgctggctgtagccttacaTTGAACGGGcatacatgagagtggtacTGGTCTTCTTATCCAACTCTAGGACGTTTTACAACCTCTCAACAGAGGAGGCTGGCTCATTTCGTAACCTCTGTTCATGATACTTAATACATAATTAGAGAACAAAAAGCCGATATCCCAAAAAACTTGGCaacatcaaatcaaacaaatatgaATTCAGGAGGATGTGTAATTAGTCAAGTTCTCAATTCAGTGATTAACGAGTCAGCCTTTAGTGCAgaacatagactgtatataaatatgacaatatataattaataaatatatatttatatgcagtctatggtgcaggacaaaatctgttgttttctctgtcaAGTACTCTGGGTGGAGAGATCATAATATAAACATAAGAGTCCAATGACTGTTCTCTGCAGAACTGGGCCTACTAAAGTAAAGAactattacaaataaaatacaatcatAAATACCACTTCTACCTCCTGCTGGGTGCTGCTGTCTCAGCTAAAGGAAGTATTGTTTCAATGACTGAGTTCATGAACACCACTAGCTGAGAGAAGCACTGTTTTAACTGGAAACAAACTGGATGCAGGCCGAGCACTTCCTCTGGTTATAGTGCTGTACTTCAAgggattttgttacattgttttgtatgtatattatGTTTTTCTTACAGCACTGGAAACATTGAAAGTGTACAGTCCTACTCTAAGTGGATGGTGGCTTTTATTTAATCTCCTTTTACGAGAAATGTTTAACTTCAGCTCTCCTAGTCTTCACATAACTTTCAGCTCTATATTAGTTGTACAAAATGTAGTTATATGTAGTGAGAACAAGATTCCTCCCGCTGTGCAGTTGGGTACAGAGTCACCTCTCCACTGTACAGTCAGTGCTttgggagagaggagaggaccaGGGCTCATTCTACTGCCTGTCAAATCTCATTAACCCCATCTAGTGATGGTGGAGGTCAACTACATCTATTTTCAGCAAGCAGAGGCGCCGTAATCAAAGCTCATCTTTGCTGCAATATATCATTAGTTAAt is part of the Siniperca chuatsi isolate FFG_IHB_CAS linkage group LG9, ASM2008510v1, whole genome shotgun sequence genome and encodes:
- the ube3d gene encoding E3 ubiquitin-protein ligase E3D, coding for MADSEMPAKPHGVGVFIELRKRLQSGLLIVGKDVARSPADVVVTGGDSSLHIRTPRGQLSLTLPEGVTFEQGSCIPTHAGESCGEELHFRLRITVAQRTDEEASDSVMERLRANETYCFLCQGCMTRLLEDRVFKRVLPLPNGNWNAIVDDWCCHPDPFAKKLLPRAGDCLLGDTFLLLARDGNCAQTLTEEVSPVGSDDSQDPKKPCRRLTLVSCKSCSSELGEAVAPENLKLYITQVVVEPAVGDRKPEASLNRSLFLERAIAARLLGLSNSLSTFHFSVQTPDEKAFLLLWLLNSDSIVASVPERCVGGERSISSPALHSPSTRAARALKLLYTACSDTGIQQRDIVTSWEVNAIGHPVVLPLKVCEELLQVIDDSNSALPVSTRCMRSYKVAYLRL